The following coding sequences are from one Triticum aestivum cultivar Chinese Spring chromosome 5A, IWGSC CS RefSeq v2.1, whole genome shotgun sequence window:
- the LOC123105459 gene encoding uncharacterized protein — protein MSILWEKSRAWRWLVGRTRDSKPFFFTFAALCGVVPGVVGYGVMQLTSSRNDKLEAHLRSNARPETTMMGQVNRERLAEFLGEIQRKENTNDRYVAALKGETLTRKRYERIQPVPQQAAQENAKDQQATKESAKAK, from the exons ATGTCGATCCTGTGGGAGAAGAGCCGGGCGTGGCGGTGGCTGGTGGGGCGGACGCGGGACTCCAAGCCCTTCTTCTTCACCTTCGCGGCGCTCTGCGGCGTCGTCCCCGGCGTCGTCGGCTACGGCGTCATGCAGCTCACCAGCTCCCGCAACGACAAACTCGAGGCCCACCTCCGCTCCAACGCCCGACCGGAGACCACG ATGATGGGGCAAGTCAACAGGGAGAGACTGGCAGAGTTTCTCGGAGAGATACAAAGGAAGGAGAACACAAATGACAGATACGTTGCTGCTCTTAAAGGCGAGACGCTGACAAGGAAGCGCTATGAACGTATCCAGCCCGTCCCCCAGCAGGCTGCACAGGAGAATGCGAAGGACCAGCAAGCTACCAAGGAGAGCGCCAAGGCAAAGTGA
- the LOC123105460 gene encoding uncharacterized protein — MVSSSSASGGDGCTAAAVREVATARFARQVVLGRWFMVFACLLILSASGATYIFGLYSKVLKSALGYDQQTLNTFAFFKDLGANVGVLSGLINEVTPPWVVLAIGAAMNLVGYLMIYLAIDGRTARPPVWLMCVYICVGANSQSFTNTGALVTCVKNFPGSRGAVLGLLKGFVGLSGAIFTQLYIAIYGDDAKSLVLLVAWLPAAVCIVFVHTVRIMPHRPVRRGGEEETAATTSDPFYCFLYISMALATYLLVMIVVQNQLDLSHPALVVSATALMLILLLPLAVVVKQEYRIKRELEESLLLVPPTVTVDKPAALQLQMATTKTETETEDAATSAATLASPARPSPSRSCFGSSCLKEMFSPPAQGEDYTILQALVSVDMLVLFLATICGVGGTLTAIDNMGQIGQSLGYPPKSIKTFISLISIWNYAGRVTAGFASEAVLARYKFPRPLMLTLVLLLACVGHLLIAFGVPQSLYAASVVIGFCFGAQWPLLFAIISELFGLKYYSTLYNFGSVASPIGAYALNVRVAGYLYDVEAARQHGGTLDGAGDKTCIGVQCFKLAFLIITAATVAGALVSLLLVWRTRKFYRSDIYAKFRDADNADGEPEHRPAESSAVNGSKQ, encoded by the coding sequence atggtgtcctcctcctcggcgtccggcggcgacgggtgcacggcggcggcggtgcgggaggTGGCGACGGCGCGGTTCGCGCGGCAGGTGGTGCTGGGGCGCTGGTTCATGGTCTTCGCCTGCCTGCTCATCCTCTCCGCCTCCGGGGCCACCTACATCTTCGGGCTCTACTCCAAGGTGCTCAAGTCGGCGCTGGGCTACGACCAGCAGACCCTCAACACCTTCGCCTTCTTCAAGGACCTCGGCGCCAACGTCGGCGTCCTCTCCGGCCTCATCAACGAGGTCACGCCGCCCTGGGTCGTGCTCGCCATCGGCGCCGCCATGAACCTCGTCGGCTACCTCATGATCTACCTCGCCATCGACGGCCGCACGGCGCGCCCGCCCGTGTGGCTCATGTGCGTCTACATCTGCGTCGGCGCCAACTCCCAGTCCTTCACCAACACCGGCGCTCTCGTCACCTGCGTCAAGAACTTCCCGGGGAGCCGCGGCGCCGTGCTGGGCCTGCTCAAGGGCTTCGTGGGGCTCAGCGGCGCCATCTTCACCCAGCTCTACATCGCCATCTACGGCGACGACGCCAAGTCGCTCGTGCTGCTGGTGGCGTGGCTCCCCGCCGCCGTCTGCATCGTCTTCGTCCACACGGTCCGCATCATGCCGCACCGCCCCGTCcggcgcggcggcgaggaggagacggCCGCCACCACCAGCGACCCCTTCTACTGCTTCCTCTACATCTCCATGGCGCTCGCCACCTACCTGCTCGTCATGATCGTGGTGCAGAACCAGCTGGACCTCTCGCACCCGGCCCTCGTCGTCTCCGCCACCGCGCTCatgctcatcctcctcctccccctcgccgTCGTCGTCAAGCAGGAGTACAGGATCAAGAGGGAGCTCGAGGAGTCCCTCCTCCTCGTGCCTCCGACCGTGACCGTCGACAAGCCAGCCGCCCTGCAACTGCAAATGGCCACCACAAAAACAGAGACAGAAACAGAGGACGCCGCAACGTCGGCTGCAACGTTGGCTTCGCCGGCACGGCCGTCGCCTTCCCGCAGCTGCTTCGGGTCGTCGTGCCTAAAGGAGATGTTCAGCCCGCCGGCGCAGGGGGAGGACTACACGATCCTGCAGGCGCTGGTGAGCGTGGACATGCTGGTGCTGTTCCTGGCCACCATCTGCGGCGTGGGGGGCACGCTGACGGCCATCGACAACATGGGCCAGATCGGGCAGTCCCTGGGCTACCCGCCCAAGAGCATCAAGACCTTCATCTCCCTCATCAGCATCTGGAACTACGCCGGCCGGGTCACCGCCGGGTTCGCGTCGGAGGCGGTGCTGGCGCGCTACAagttcccgcgcccgctcatgctgACGCTGGTGCTGCTGCTGGCGTGCGTCGGGCACCTCCTCATCGCCTTCGGCGTGCCGCAGTCGCTCTACGCGGCGTCGGTGGTCATCGGGTTCTGCTTCGGGGCGCAGTGGCCGCTGCTGTTCGCCATCATCTCGGAGCTCTTCGGCCTCAAGTACTACTCCACGCTCTACAACTTCGGGTCCGTGGCCAGCCCCATTGGCGCCTACGCGCTCAACGTGCGCGTGGCGGGGTACCTCTACGACGTGGAGGCCGCCAGGCAGCACGGCGGCACGCTGGACGGCGCCGGCGACAAGACCTGCATCGGCGTGCAGTGCTTCAAGCTCGCCTTCCTCATCAtcaccgccgccaccgtcgccggcgCGCTCGTCTCGCTCCTGCTCGTCTGGCGCACCCGCAAGTTCTACCGCAGCGACATCTACGCAAAGTTCAGGGACGCCGACAACGCCGACGGCGAGCCGGAGCACCGGCCCGCCGAGTCAAGCGCGGTCAACGGGAGCAAGCAGTAG